The genomic DNA GGGTTATGATTTACCAAATAAAGATAAAGAACTTATCAGTTTTCAAAATAGGTTGAGAAAATATAGAGATTATCTTTTTACATTTCTTTATCACTCAAATGTGCCACCAGACAACAATGCATCCGAAAGAGCAATAAGAAACATAAAAGTAAAACAAAAAGTTTCGGGACAATTTAAATCAACAAATGGTGCATTCGGATTTGCTGTATTGAAGTCTATTACTGATACTGTCAAAAAAAATAGACTTGGAATATTAAATGCTTTGGAAAATATTGCTAAATTGCAGACTGATTAGTTACTATATTTTTAATGAAAAAAACTTTTGTGGAAATAATTGTAACTTTTAAGTAGTTTTTTGGTTCAATTGTCAAAAAACCAATATGAAATATTCGCAATAAACCTACTTTTGTATTGTTTGAAAATTATAAAATGAAAGTATTAAGTATTATATTAGTTGTATTGTTTTTTCAGCTTAAAAGCATAAGCCAGGTTGAAGAAGCAGATACAATTGCCACTATTTCAAATAGGATAACCAAGAAAAAACCTGTAAAATATACAATGGTAAAAGGTGGCTACGGAAAAGAAGCTAAGGTAGAAGAAAAAAAAGAGGAGA from Bacteroidota bacterium includes the following:
- a CDS encoding transposase — translated: GYDLPNKDKELISFQNRLRKYRDYLFTFLYHSNVPPDNNASERAIRNIKVKQKVSGQFKSTNGAFGFAVLKSITDTVKKNRLGILNALENIAKLQTD